From the genome of Sphingobacterium kitahiroshimense, one region includes:
- a CDS encoding SAM-dependent methyltransferase produces MEKTGSYQSLFNSKLIKGLLSLAFKGYFVQTGWINSYLNKESLDPNGNPIPWLTYSFLDFIDGRLNKDLLLFEYGAGNSTLFYAKHVKKVTAVEHDKNWFERIKNQMPANVDIKNISLENDDYINAINQEDQLFDIVIVDGRKRVACCKSAIEKLSTGGVLILDDSERAHYQPAIDFLLQQGFKHIPFSGIAIGAIHRKATSLFYKENNCLGI; encoded by the coding sequence ATGGAAAAAACAGGTAGCTACCAATCATTATTCAATAGCAAATTAATTAAGGGGTTATTATCCTTGGCCTTTAAGGGATATTTCGTTCAGACAGGCTGGATCAACTCCTATTTAAACAAAGAATCATTAGATCCGAATGGAAATCCAATCCCTTGGCTCACTTACTCCTTTTTAGATTTTATTGATGGTCGCTTAAATAAAGATTTATTACTTTTTGAATACGGAGCAGGCAATTCAACCTTATTCTATGCAAAACATGTCAAAAAAGTAACTGCTGTAGAACATGATAAAAATTGGTTTGAACGTATCAAAAATCAAATGCCTGCCAATGTCGATATTAAGAACATTTCTTTAGAAAATGACGACTATATCAACGCAATAAATCAGGAAGACCAGCTTTTTGATATTGTTATTGTTGATGGCAGAAAGCGCGTTGCCTGCTGTAAAAGTGCCATTGAAAAATTGAGCACTGGCGGTGTATTGATATTGGACGATTCAGAAAGGGCACACTACCAACCTGCTATTGACTTTCTTTTACAACAAGGATTTAAACATATCCCTTTTTCAGGAATAGCAATCGGTGCAATACATAGAAAAGCGACATCTCTATTTTACAAAGAAAATAACTGCTTAGGAATATAA
- a CDS encoding flippase codes for MKIPALPGFNPEAFEKYFKNTGWLLMARVGSLFIKMLVTTVALPSYLGSANFGTYSYPLVLLAFFTGISTMGTDGLITRQIIQHPEKENELLGSALRIRIITGLLVLPLIYITYFFIAQYAPEAPAATFKQIVLVSFICIIQAVQIIDSFFQAKVKGKMIMIVQVGGNILSAAIKLILILLKAPLDAFIWTLVIDVLILQIGYLALYRKLGHHISKWKYDATTAKELIKQGWPLAFSSLFITFYMKIDQLMIDAILGKSALGVYTVVVNFSESWYFIPVAISTSLFPAIMNARKGSPELYQKRLGNLYELMVFVSVSVALVVTFLAPFIFKYYKPEYAPGLHTLQVHIWAGVFTFLGTASAQYLIAEGLTKITLYRTAFGAIVNVVLNYFFIPKFGIIGAAYATLIAYFASTFFLLFIKRTRPNAILMIKSLFLLGLLSTIKERFSKINR; via the coding sequence ATGAAAATACCGGCATTACCAGGATTTAATCCAGAGGCATTCGAAAAATATTTCAAAAACACGGGTTGGCTTTTAATGGCCCGTGTAGGATCCCTGTTTATCAAGATGTTGGTCACAACTGTTGCATTACCTTCCTACTTAGGGAGTGCAAATTTCGGTACTTACAGTTATCCATTAGTTTTGCTTGCTTTCTTTACAGGCATTTCCACAATGGGTACCGATGGCCTCATCACCCGACAAATCATTCAGCATCCTGAAAAGGAAAATGAGCTTTTAGGTTCGGCATTACGCATTCGTATCATAACGGGTTTACTCGTCTTGCCGCTTATTTACATCACTTACTTTTTCATCGCTCAGTACGCACCAGAAGCCCCAGCTGCTACTTTTAAACAGATTGTACTTGTCTCCTTTATATGCATCATACAGGCCGTTCAGATCATCGATAGCTTCTTTCAAGCGAAGGTGAAGGGTAAGATGATTATGATCGTACAGGTAGGAGGAAACATTCTTTCTGCTGCTATAAAACTGATATTAATTCTGTTAAAAGCCCCATTAGATGCTTTCATCTGGACTTTAGTTATTGATGTTCTTATTTTACAAATCGGATATTTAGCACTCTACCGTAAACTGGGGCATCATATTTCCAAATGGAAATATGATGCCACTACCGCTAAAGAATTGATCAAACAAGGCTGGCCATTAGCCTTCTCTTCTTTGTTTATTACCTTTTACATGAAGATCGACCAATTGATGATCGACGCGATATTGGGTAAATCAGCATTAGGAGTTTATACGGTTGTGGTAAATTTTAGCGAAAGTTGGTATTTTATACCTGTTGCTATTTCCACATCATTATTTCCCGCCATAATGAATGCCCGAAAAGGGAGTCCTGAGTTATATCAAAAAAGACTAGGAAACTTATATGAGCTTATGGTTTTTGTTAGCGTATCTGTTGCTTTGGTTGTTACATTTCTCGCCCCTTTTATTTTTAAATATTATAAGCCAGAATATGCACCAGGACTGCATACGCTTCAAGTGCATATTTGGGCAGGTGTATTTACTTTCTTAGGAACAGCGAGTGCACAATATCTCATTGCTGAGGGACTTACAAAGATCACCTTATACCGAACAGCTTTTGGTGCAATTGTTAATGTCGTGCTGAATTATTTCTTCATACCAAAATTTGGAATTATTGGAGCTGCTTATGCAACCCTGATCGCCTATTTTGCTTCGACTTTTTTCCTTCTTTTCATTAAAAGGACTCGTCCGAATGCTATTTTAATGATAAAATCCCTCTTCCTGTTGGGGCTTTTATCTACGATAAAAGAAAGATTTTCGAAAATAAATCGTTAA
- a CDS encoding DeoR/GlpR family DNA-binding transcription regulator: protein MLKEERQAFIIHQINLHNKVLSSDLSIQLNVSEDTIRRDLNELAENGKVLKVYGGALSKSFQFPFQDGNVYAKEAKKEIAKKAITLLQNGMTILAGGGTTMIELARLVPDSLQCTIFTISPLVALELAEKPNLEVILIGGKLSRNTNIVSGSQVTNELSDIKVDLCLLGTNSLSTQDGVTDSDWEVVQIKKAMIKCSSKLVILSIAEKLNSVQKMKVVPIHDVNYLVTDLNPTHPSLIEFSKTINVL, encoded by the coding sequence ATGTTAAAAGAGGAAAGACAAGCTTTTATTATACACCAAATAAATCTGCACAATAAAGTATTATCTTCAGATTTAAGCATTCAGCTCAATGTTTCTGAAGACACGATACGTCGTGATTTAAATGAATTAGCGGAAAATGGCAAAGTACTAAAGGTTTACGGTGGAGCCTTATCCAAATCTTTTCAATTTCCTTTTCAAGATGGAAATGTTTATGCGAAAGAAGCTAAAAAGGAAATCGCTAAAAAAGCAATTACTTTACTTCAAAATGGCATGACCATTCTTGCTGGCGGAGGTACAACGATGATTGAACTTGCTCGACTAGTACCTGACAGTCTACAATGTACCATATTTACGATCAGCCCCCTTGTTGCATTAGAATTAGCTGAAAAACCAAATTTAGAAGTTATTTTAATTGGTGGAAAACTTTCCAGGAATACAAATATCGTATCGGGATCTCAAGTAACTAATGAGCTCTCTGATATCAAAGTAGATCTTTGTTTATTAGGGACAAACAGTCTTTCCACTCAAGATGGCGTTACAGATTCTGATTGGGAAGTTGTCCAAATTAAAAAGGCCATGATTAAATGTTCAAGCAAACTAGTTATCTTAAGCATTGCCGAAAAATTAAACTCAGTGCAGAAGATGAAAGTTGTTCCAATTCATGATGTCAATTACCTTGTAACAGACCTTAATCCAACACACCCGAGCTTAATCGAATTCTCCAAGACGATTAATGTATTGTAA
- a CDS encoding YebC/PmpR family DNA-binding transcriptional regulator, which produces MGRAFEFRKERKFKRWAKMAIQFTRLGKEIAIAVKEGGPHPESNSRLRTAINNAKAVNMPKDRVEAAIKRASEKDSKGYEEYVYEGYGPHGVPILIETATDNTNRTVANIRSYFTKAGGTLGKTGSLDFIFNRKSLFRFPATEDLDVEELELELIDGGLEELYVESDEEGNDVVVVQTSFEDFGNMQRLLEEKGIAVSSAKLERIALSHSDISEEDAADVLKLIDKIEEDDDVQAVYHNMA; this is translated from the coding sequence ATGGGAAGAGCTTTCGAATTTAGAAAGGAACGTAAGTTTAAACGCTGGGCCAAAATGGCAATCCAATTTACGCGTTTAGGAAAAGAAATTGCAATTGCGGTGAAGGAAGGCGGTCCTCATCCAGAATCAAATTCTAGATTACGTACAGCGATAAACAATGCGAAAGCTGTAAATATGCCTAAAGATCGTGTAGAAGCAGCTATCAAAAGAGCTTCTGAAAAAGATTCCAAAGGCTATGAAGAATATGTATATGAAGGATACGGCCCTCACGGAGTGCCTATCTTAATTGAAACAGCAACTGACAACACGAATAGAACTGTAGCCAATATACGCAGCTATTTCACCAAAGCTGGTGGAACATTGGGTAAAACAGGATCTCTAGACTTTATTTTCAACCGTAAATCTCTTTTTAGATTTCCTGCAACAGAAGATCTGGATGTAGAGGAATTAGAATTAGAACTCATTGACGGCGGTCTCGAAGAATTGTACGTCGAATCTGATGAAGAGGGAAATGATGTAGTTGTTGTCCAAACTTCATTTGAAGATTTTGGAAATATGCAACGTCTACTTGAGGAAAAAGGTATAGCAGTTTCTTCTGCAAAACTAGAACGTATTGCATTATCACATTCTGATATCTCGGAAGAGGATGCTGCAGATGTACTAAAACTAATCGACAAAATTGAAGAAGATGATGATGTTCAAGCTGTATACCACAACATGGCTTAA
- a CDS encoding NAD-dependent epimerase/dehydratase family protein, whose translation MKESIIIIGANGQIGTELATALREKFGIENVVTSDIREPQNLKDGEIFETLNVLDKSAIESLFQKYKPTQVYLLAAMLSATGEIYPQKAWDLNMNGLLNVLDLAVEYKVSKIFWPSSIAVFGPHSPKTNTDQYCVMDPNTIYGISKLAGERLVEWYQEHRGLDIRSIRYPGIISWKAEPGGGTTDYAVHIFYDALKKGTYECFLSEDTALPMLYMDDAIRGTLQLMDAPKESLTIRSSYNLTGVSFTPKELAEEIKKILPNFTITYSENDPRQAIADSWPASIEDSPARADWNWKPAFDLAKLTVEMIENLKTNKI comes from the coding sequence ATGAAAGAAAGCATTATTATAATCGGTGCAAATGGTCAAATCGGAACTGAATTGGCTACAGCTTTAAGAGAAAAATTTGGTATTGAAAATGTCGTTACTTCCGACATTAGAGAACCTCAAAATTTAAAGGACGGGGAAATCTTTGAAACCCTTAATGTACTTGACAAAAGTGCAATAGAATCCCTTTTCCAAAAATATAAACCAACACAAGTATATTTATTAGCGGCCATGTTATCGGCGACTGGTGAAATATATCCACAAAAAGCTTGGGACCTTAACATGAACGGTCTGCTCAATGTGCTTGATCTTGCAGTTGAATATAAGGTGTCAAAAATATTTTGGCCGAGCTCAATCGCAGTATTTGGACCTCATTCGCCTAAAACGAATACAGACCAATACTGTGTGATGGATCCAAATACCATTTATGGAATCAGCAAACTTGCCGGCGAACGACTAGTTGAATGGTATCAAGAACACCGTGGATTAGATATCCGTAGCATTCGCTACCCGGGTATTATATCATGGAAAGCTGAACCAGGAGGAGGTACAACAGATTATGCTGTTCATATTTTCTATGACGCACTGAAGAAAGGAACGTATGAGTGTTTCTTATCTGAAGATACAGCACTACCGATGTTATATATGGACGATGCTATCCGCGGTACTTTACAGTTGATGGATGCACCAAAAGAAAGTTTAACGATTCGCTCAAGCTATAATTTAACAGGTGTAAGTTTTACGCCAAAAGAACTAGCTGAAGAAATTAAAAAAATTCTTCCTAATTTTACAATCACTTACTCGGAGAATGATCCTAGACAAGCCATTGCAGATTCTTGGCCAGCTAGTATTGAGGACTCTCCAGCAAGAGCAGATTGGAACTGGAAGCCTGCTTTTGATTTAGCAAAGCTTACTGTCGAAATGATAGAGAATCTTAAAACAAACAAAATATAA
- a CDS encoding aspartate-semialdehyde dehydrogenase has product MKVAVVGATGLVGTEMLTVLAARNFPVSELIPVASERSKGKEIDFKGKKYKVVTPSEAIALKPDVALFSAGGGTSLEYAPLFAAAGITVIDNSSAWRMDPTKKLVVPEVNGDVLTAEDKIIANPNCSTIQMVVALKPLHDKYKIKRVVVSTYQSVTGTGVKAVEQLMNERAGIKDGEKAYAYEIDLNVIPQIDVFQENGYTKEEMKMILETNKIMGDDSIKVTATTVRIPVMGGHSESLNIEFERDFDLADVREALAAQSGVIVVDDPANLQYPMPKDAHGRDEVFVGRIRRDDSQANTLNMWVVADNLRKGAATNTIQIAETLREKGLI; this is encoded by the coding sequence ATGAAAGTCGCAGTAGTCGGCGCAACAGGCCTTGTAGGTACTGAGATGTTAACAGTGTTAGCAGCGCGCAATTTCCCAGTTTCAGAATTAATTCCAGTAGCTTCAGAGCGTAGTAAGGGTAAGGAAATTGATTTTAAGGGAAAGAAGTATAAGGTGGTTACTCCATCTGAAGCTATTGCTTTAAAACCTGATGTTGCTTTGTTCTCTGCTGGTGGAGGTACTTCTTTAGAGTATGCGCCATTATTTGCCGCTGCTGGAATTACAGTTATTGACAATTCTTCTGCTTGGCGTATGGACCCGACCAAGAAATTGGTTGTTCCGGAAGTTAATGGAGATGTATTAACTGCTGAAGATAAAATTATAGCCAATCCAAACTGTTCAACCATACAGATGGTCGTTGCTTTAAAGCCGTTGCATGACAAGTATAAAATTAAGCGAGTTGTCGTTTCTACTTATCAGTCTGTGACTGGTACAGGGGTTAAAGCTGTCGAGCAATTGATGAATGAGCGTGCGGGTATTAAGGATGGCGAGAAAGCTTATGCTTACGAGATCGATTTAAATGTTATTCCTCAAATTGATGTATTCCAAGAAAATGGTTATACAAAAGAGGAAATGAAAATGATTTTGGAAACAAATAAGATTATGGGTGATGATTCCATTAAAGTGACTGCAACTACCGTTCGTATTCCAGTAATGGGTGGACACTCTGAATCATTAAATATTGAGTTTGAGCGTGATTTTGATTTAGCAGATGTTCGTGAAGCATTAGCCGCTCAAAGCGGTGTTATTGTCGTTGATGATCCAGCTAATTTGCAGTATCCGATGCCAAAAGATGCACACGGTAGAGATGAAGTATTTGTCGGCCGTATTCGTCGTGATGATTCACAAGCAAATACGTTAAATATGTGGGTAGTTGCAGATAATTTGCGTAAAGGTGCCGCAACTAATACCATTCAAATTGCAGAAACATTAAGAGAAAAGGGATT